The following DNA comes from Mycobacterium sp. MS1601.
ACGCACCGTGGCCATCCTCGATTGTGTGGTGGAGGCGGCGGGCCCGCTGCCACTGGCCCTCCTGACGCGACGGACCGGGATCCCGAAGCAGACCGTCCGCCGGATCGCCGGCGACCTCACCGACCGGGGCATGCTGCGCCGTACCCCCGAGGGCTATCTGCCCGGGGATCGACTGCTGCGGCAGGGATTGGTGTCGGCCCACCGTCAGCGCACGGCCATCACCGTTCAGCCCTATCTCCAAGACCTCTACGCACGGACCCGCGGCCAGGCCGCCTGGTTCGCCCGGATGAACGACGGGGTACTCACATTGGCCGGCGCGGCATTCGGCCGCGACCAGGCCGTCGAGATGACCTGGCCGTGCTTTCCGTCGGTGTCGCGGATGGGACCGGCCATGGTGCTCTTCGCCGTGGGGCGCATCGAAGCTGCGGAGAATGCCGAGATGTCGGCCGACATCCTGCGCGGCGGCTGGACGCCGTTCACCCGGCATTCGGTCACCGATCGCGGCCGGTTGCGCTCGCTGCTGGAGCAGGCCCGCGATACCGGCTTCGCCCACGAGTCCGAGCAGACCGCTCTGGGGGTCTCGTGCATGGCCGCGTCCTTGCGTGATGCGCACGGAGAACTGATCGGCGTGCTCGGGGTGGGTGGGCGCAGCAATGCCATCGAAGCGCGCGGCACCCGCTCGGCCCTA
Coding sequences within:
- a CDS encoding IclR family transcriptional regulator is translated as MTDDHTVVGRTVAILDCVVEAAGPLPLALLTRRTGIPKQTVRRIAGDLTDRGMLRRTPEGYLPGDRLLRQGLVSAHRQRTAITVQPYLQDLYARTRGQAAWFARMNDGVLTLAGAAFGRDQAVEMTWPCFPSVSRMGPAMVLFAVGRIEAAENAEMSADILRGGWTPFTRHSVTDRGRLRSLLEQARDTGFAHESEQTALGVSCMAASLRDAHGELIGVLGVGGRSNAIEARGTRSALPTLATDLAQEIADVEPAALDVWNTPIFNRRTEIGYTFPTA